CAAATGAACAGTGGTTAATAAGTAACTCGGGAAAAATATGCTGGCTCTCTCTTTGCTCCCTGCTGTAGCACGGACCCACCTCCTatccctctccagctcccaggcagcagagccctggagCATCCTCACTGCAGGCTGGACCTCTGGGCAGAGCCCAGACATGCTTGCGGGGTGGAACAGAGTGAAAGTAAGGCGacagaggcagcacagcagggacagaTCCCCTGCACCCTGCAGGAAGCCTGAAACCTCAGGGCATTTTGGCATCTCAGGACCTTCTGCATCCCAAACCCTGCTGCATTCCAAACCCTGCAGCACTCCAAATCTTGTCACATCCcaaatgctgcagcatttcaaatCCCACTGCATCCCAAAACCCTGCTGCATCACAAACCCCGCAGCATTCCAAAACACTGTCAGACCTCACTCAAATCCTGCTGCATCACAAACCTTGCAGCCACCCAAACCCCACTGCATCCCAAACCCTACAGCATCCCAGCCCTTTGCTCATTCTCCATGGTCTTGCCTGCAAACATCAGCCACTCCTGAGATGACTTGTCCTTGCCTCACCCCAACAGGAGCCATTCCTGACCCAAAATATCCCTTTTCATAGAGCAAAGGATATTGCTATCAGGTGAGGGATCAGGTGTACTGAATTGGGTTAATGTGTAAACTGGAGTAACATTTTTGGGGTGTGGGAGCAGAGGACATAGCGCAGTAGAGGAAAATGCtcccaattttttaaaaatgcatcagtGGGTACAGATTTTGCTTAAGCAGCCTCAACACCCCCAGTGgaaccagcagctgctgtgttaACAGCAGCTAAAATACCTGCCCTGGCAATGTCACAGCCCAGAGCCCCAGGAGCCCGGATCAAGTGCCCTGTCCTGTTGCCACAGCTTGGGTGccttctctccccctctccctttcccagggCCTGGCTGGCATGTGGCTTTTTGCTGATTTCATGGATTCCAAAGTCTTAGGAGAGCTGGCTAATAGcatcctctcttttttttttcctttccccccccccccttttttttcctttaggtgAAGAAGCAGGAACTCCTcgtgggttttttccccctctagtAACAGGATACAGAAAAGGTTAAGAGGCACTTCagcagatacacacacacacacacccccgagCACGGGGTGTTCTTATTTCTGCGGAACCCCCGTCCCTGCTTCTGCAGCGGCAGAGCCTGTCACCCTGGTTGATGTATTCCTCCTCCTAGCATCCTCATGCCAAGGGAAAGCACTATGCAGCCCCGCTCCAGCCGACAGGCAGGGAAGCACCTGCCTCCcgctgattttatttctttgaggGCCTCTACACGTCTCCTGGctctggcagctgtgctgtgggctTGGACATGGGCATTTCTCCAGGTCAGGCATCagatttttgcctttccttATGCAAAAGGCCCTTTCcagcctttttccttcttctccccctaAAAATCTAGACAGGAGGGAAGCGATGGTGGGGGGGAGGCAGGTAGGAAAGGAGatgaaacaaagggaaaaccagGGGCAGGCTGATGACTTTCCAACCAAAGAGTTTTTCAGGATGCTCTAGAGAAACATGTTCTGCCGTTGACTCAACATCTGCAGCTATTTTATTAGTTTGCTAATGATGTCTCAGATTGGACCCAGGGGTGACAGAAAGTGCTGGCAACcccttttgaaacaaaactcaCCTtctgccccccgccccactgCCTCCCCCGCCAGGGCCATCGTGTTTGTCCCCCCCATCTCCCAGGCCATCAGCTTGGGAGTGATGCACAGCCCCATGCAGGGCAGTAGGGCAGCTACGCTGCTGCAAACCTACGACAAAGCAAACAGGTTCACGCATCTGCACATCCATCCCTTCCTGTGGGACACCCATTTCCTTGCCACTGGGGATAGAAACATCCCTGCCATGTGCAATGGTTACGTGGCGCGGAGGAAAGGGGGGGATCTCCAAGGTAGGGCATGGTAGGAAAGCTTTGGCATCGGAAGCAGTTTGCTCATCACTTTGGGAGTATTTTTGGCTGTCAGAGTTCATGCTCCTCTCCAAAACCCTTTCTGAGCTCCCCCTCAGCATAGCACCAATGTGCATCCCTCAAAGAGCTCCGTTAATTAACTCCTCAACTTTCTCAAGGTGCtgttacaattattttttcccacttcCTTGAAGCCTGAAAGGATCCATCCTGGCAAAGCGCTTTCTTAAGCTTCCTCTAGGCCAGGATAACGCTTCCCCCCATTCCTGTCAGGAACTACTGGAGCGTGACACAGGTATCACATACAAGTACAGACACAAAGAGGCAATCGGAGATGGGAATCTGTGGCTTTAATAAGGGATGCACACATGGCAGCAGCACGCTCCGCGAAGCCCAGAAGTTTGCCCCAGCTACCCCTGACACTGATCCCTTGTGCcgttattaaaataaatacaggagAGCGAAGGGGAAGGTAAGTGCCGGCAGCCGGCGGAGCACCGCGCGGCCGCCCTGCTGCATGCAGAAGGCTGTTGGTGAcaagcaaagcatttcaagGTCTCCAGAATCCTTCAATATTGATGCCTTTGGTACCAGGTGGGGAAGTAAAATCACCACATGTACACTTCTCCGTGCTGTTGGCGCTTTGTAGctattttcctgctgcagagggatgAGGCTCATTCTTTTTACTGCTTGTGTGAGTCAAAAACCTGTAGAAAGCCACTCCTTGCCCAGCCAGGGGCGAGCACCTTGCTCTGGCCCTACTCAGAtggtgctggcagtggcagaCGGTCGGGACAGGTAGAAatcccccagcagccaggatCTGGTGGCAGAAGCCcgtgctgcctgcagcaagtGGTATGCTgggggcttttctgctcctgtggtttgtaaaaaaaaaaaacccagcccctGGTAGGTCGGGGAGCAGCAGGGGGGACCCGCTGCTGTGGTCCTCACCCAGCGCCCATCCttgtggcagcagggctgcccacaGCCTTACCcggctgctctgtgcctggcaagggGCTCTGTGGCTGGGGGGAACTGGAGAGGGTGTAGGGGGATGTGGGCTCCGAGGAGGGGTGAGCTGTGAGTgtccggggggggggagggggggggggaagggaaagaaaggggggggaagaaagggggaaaaggggaagaattaggggaaaaggaaagaaaagggggaaatgggaaaaggggaaagcaagggggaaaaggggaagaaatggggggaaaggaaggaatggaaaagaagaggaagaaagggggggaaaggggaagaaactgaaaaaaacgGAAAGAatgggggaaagagaaagaaactgaaaagggggaagaaacGAGaagtaaggaaaataaaaggggggaaagggggaaataaattaaaagaaaaggaaagaaaggaaaagaaagtggggaaaagagggaagaaagggaagggaagacaGGGCACTGCAGTGCAAGGCGGGCAGGAACGGGgagcgcggggcggcggcgggggcccggCGGGAGCTGCCGGCCCCAGCTCGGGGCGTACCGGCGCGGCGGGAGCGACCGTGCCCCGCACACCAGCGCACACGCGTGTGCAAAGCGCAAACCCCGCGGGTGGCGGTGGGGGTGGACCAGTCGCCCCCTCCACAGCCCCGCTCCAGCCACTGCCCCCGCGGAGCCGCCTCCGCGTCATTTGCGgggatttaaaaacaaaaaacccaactttctctttttttttctttcttttttttttttttttaacatgcaatTTCACGCCCGGCTGCACCTGCAAACATAACGGCCCGGCGGAGCCGCCGCTGCCGgccccccccggctgcccccgccgccgcccggccgcgcagccccgcgctcTCCCGCCGGCTCCCGGCCCGCCCGTTCCCCGCCAGGGTGCCCGCGCCCCACGGCGCCCTGCGGGCTGGGGGGCCAGGCCCTGCGGGCAGCAGCGGCGGGACGAACCGCTGCCCGCCATGCCATCCATCCCACCGTTACACCAGACATCCGTCCATCCATCCCTCTATccattcctccctccctctgtccatccatccaccaATCGATCCCTGCgtccatccctccatccatcactccctccctccatgGATCTCTgcatccatccctccatccacCACTCCGTCACTCCATCCATCCCTATATCGATCCCTCCATcactccttccctccctccctacATTCATCCCTTTAACCATCCCTCCATCCACCACTCTCTCCCTTCGTGGATCCCTACATCCCTCGCCCcatccctccttttctcccttcgTGGATCCCTGCATGCCTCCCTCCATTCCTCCATCTCCTCATCCGTCCACCCACCCAAAAAACCGTCCCGGGCTCGCTGCAGATTTTCCCGTCCTCACGGACCCGATTCACACCCCCGGCTCTGCCCGGGCATCTCCCGCCGTGCCCTCCTGCTCCCTTGGCTGCTCAGGTGCACGGCAGGGTGGCGGGTCAAGCCCCTCCGACCggcaaaaaaaaacaccaaaaacctgTCCCCGTCGTTTAGAGCGGAGCTTGTGCCCGGGGACAGCCCGAGCCCTGGACACGAATGCTCCTAAAAGaataattgggaaaaaaaccctgatggTGCTGCCCGGCCGGGGCTGTGAGCGGACTcgtttgttggggtttttttttccttttcttccttccttccttgctttttcttttttttttttttcctctctctctctttctccgctttccttccttcctttttttctttctttgtttctttccttccttctttccttctttccttctctttctttctttctctctattttgttttgttgttgttttattttggatttttttggcttggtttggcttggtttctttttaaggtgttgtggttcccccccccccccccccgccccccaatAAACATAACTACCTACCAAATTCCCCTTTTCCCCCTGCTGTCCACCCCGCCGTCCCCGGCTCCGTCGGGAAAGGATAAATATTCCGCTCGCCGCCGTGGGAGCCCGAGCCTGGGAGAACGACCGCAGCGAGGGAGCGGAAAAATACACCCCCGatgcccccccgcccccgccggccccggcgccccgGCTCCAGCGCCGCTGGCCACCAAACTGTCCCGCACATAAGGAGCCGGCGGGCTCTGCATCATCCTTTAATATTTACTCTTTTGAAGGTTAGGCAGGGCAGAGGTAACAAACTTCGAAcgattttttcctcctccccttttccATCCTCTTCCCTACCTGGTTTTATGTGGTTTCTGGATTAATCTAGTGCGGAGCAGAAGCGGACTTTGCCCGGCCGAAATATAGGATTAGGACTATTTCTAGAAGAAAGAGGATAGTGTGAACTGCCTTTAGCCTGCAATAGTCTAAAGCAGAATTACAGCTTGTAAAATAGGTCTCCATCAGTTTCCCAGGAGACGAGTTAAGCCCTACTTGGGTGTTCCAGCTCTTTTTAGAACCAGCAATAATTAGACTCATCTCACCCCCGAGTTGTCcggtgttggttttttgttgggttttttttgttgggttttttctgttggtttttttgttggtttttttttttaagatcatcGCTAAATGCACTTTTGCCTACAGCCCTGGCGGCGaggcgggcagggccggcggCCCGCACCGCCGTTATCCcggggaggaggcagctggggggggcagcGAACCCCCCTTTGCCCGACGTGGTACCCACTGTTGGCTGTGCCACCTTCTTTGTGCTTTGATGTCTTTTGAGCGATCGCTGCATGTCATTAGAGGCCCGAACAATTAAAAGTGCCTTCCCCCCGCCCTCCCTTCACGCGGATGGgaagtcagggaaaaaaatctatataaCTGCGGGCAGGCCAGCAGGGGGATCGGGGCTGGTGTGGGGGCTCGGGCCGGCGGCTGAGGTGCCCAGACCGCGCTgcccccccgctgcccgcagccgCCCCTAGTTCATCCCACTGAATCCAGCCGTCcccctgaaaaataaagttggGTTTGGTGGGAATTAGCGGCCGAAAAGGAGCCCAGCGCTTTGCCCCGCCGTTAGCCGGGGGAgtcgggggcggggggggggggggggggggggggggggggggcgcttgaggaagctgtggatgctcgGCTGcgagaagaggggaaaaactAGCCGGGAGTGGCGGGCAGACAGGCGGTGTCCCCCGGGGGTCACGGCGCAGGGCCCGGTCACCGGGAGCGGCGGGAGCTGAGCCGCTCTGCCCCGCctgggccgggccgcggccAGCGCGGCCCCCGGGGGATGCTCGGGATCCGCGGGCCGGGCCCTTCCCGCTCGcgtcccccctccccgcgcggGCGACAGGCGTTTAATGACAAGTAATTGGCGAGCGCGGGGAGCCGCATTACGAGCGGGCCGGGCTGTTATGAATTATTGAGAGCCCATTAGCCGCCGTGCGCCTTCCCTCCCGCCGGGGCGATGTGACCCGGCACAGCACCGCGGGCACCCGCGCCCGCCCGGCCTCCGGTACCGCGGGAGCATCCCGGCAGCTGTCCCGGTCCGTCCCCCCCGCGGCCGTGCCCTGTGCCCGCGCGCAGAGCGGGACCTCGGGAAGCGCCGCCGTCCCCGCCGAAACTCCCAGTTTCCCCTCGCTCGAGGAAATACGGGcgaggattttttttttctttccccatttttcccccctctatTTTTCCCCCTATTTCCCCCCACCTCCTATTTTTTTACCTATTTTTCCCTCCTATTTTTCCCCCATATTGTTCTggccctattttttttttctcgccCGCGCGGGAGCAGGCACCCGGGCCGTGACCTGCCCGGCACCGGCAGCGGCACTTCCCCCGCTGTCACGGACACGGCAGAAATGCCCCTCCGTGGGACGGACGCGGCGTGGTCGCTCCCAGCCCTGAACAAGAAAGTGTCACGGAGGACAacgaaaggaaaaaaaaaaaaaaaaggagatggggggataaaagaccaaaaaaaaaaaattgaaaaaaattgtaaaaagtGTCCGGCTTGGAGGAACGGGAGAAAGGAGGTAGCCCGGCCCCGCACACCCCCGgccctctcccacctcctccgAGGGAGCCACAACGACTGACCCGCCAGCGAGGGGGGCCGGGGCTGTCACGGGCAGGATGGGCGCTCCGAGCCGCCCCGGCCGTCCCCGCtcgggcccggccgccccccgccccccaggaGCACCCCTCTGTCCCCCTCCCCGCTCGCACCGCGCCTTCCCTCCTTGCTGACGGCCCCcagccgggggcgggggggggggggggcgtcgGGGTCAGCCCCCCGGGCCCCGGGGCCGCAGCGGCGGTGAGCATTCAGCCCctgcgcccccggcccggccgcagccccggcccggccgctgccgccgccggcgctccccgccggctccggggcagctggggaagcgaaggaggaggagggagggatgggagcGAAGCCGAAGGTGGGAATtccaggggaaggggaagcgGGAAGCGGGGAAGGAGCGGCGGGTGTCACCTACCTgcgccccggccgccggcccgccgcgcccggcTCTGCGGGAGCTGGAACCATCCCGGCATTTATGGGAGCTGGAACTGTGCTACTGTTGACTTTAGCACAGAGCAAAGATTTCGCTGCCCGctagtttaaaaatgaatattttaccAAGATATCGATCAGCTTTATAAAATTCAGTTAAGCACAATGGCtcaaaaggggggggggggggaaggaaagggacgCAATATAATATCTGTGTAAATTTGCTGAAGTATGACGTGGTGTTGAAAGTTTACCCTCCTGGAATTTGGATCTAgattccgcccccccccccccttttttttttttttttttttttttgtttactgaCTTTGTTTATTCACAGATCACAGTTGCTTAAACCGGCAGGAGCAGAATGCACTTGCAGAAAGGCTGGGAGCGGGCgaaccggggggggggggggggggggggggcggggggggagagaaaaatgcCGGGTGgtgtaaaggaaaagaaataacgTTTAGCatggggattttatttttttttgccttcccccACCCTTTCCTCAAATCCTCATCCTTACATTTCAACGCGAACCAGGccagaggaaggggaaaaagaaaaactaaaaacacCCCGAAGCGGGGCGGGAGCGCCGTGCCTGCGCGGCAGCCGGAGGGCCCCTCGGCCGGGcccggagcggcggcgggggtgggggggagccgCGGCAGAGCCCTCCGCCCGCGCCCCGAACCGGCGGCACCCCCGCGCCCGTGCTCCGTCCCCGCGGGAGCCTTTTATGTGCTAATGAGGCGCGCTGCATGCCTCGGTTACAACGTGTGTGTCCTTGCCGTATAGAGACGGACAGATTTCTGGCTGGatccctgttttgtttttgggaGGGTCCCccggtccccccccccccacccccacccacccccccgcctctttccccttctccccttctccccttttctctTCCCGCGGACAATGAGGAATTTTAAGAAGGATTTGAATGTTATTTCGGAAAGCAACATCTATGACTGCCGTAAACGCGTGGGAAAAACAACAAGTGGTTGGGAAGATGGGCAGGGCATTTACGGGGGGAccggaggggcaggggggggaggGCGGCCGGGCTGCCGGGGGTGCCGGCGAGGCGGCCGGGGGTTTCGCGGCCCAGCCGGGAGGCTCCCAGCCGCCGGGAGGTgttcaaaggcaaaatgaaaagctctctggtttattttcctttcgCCGCCCATTTACCCGCTCCACGGAGGTAGCGGGGTGaccccccgggccgccccggcGAGGGCAGCGATGTGCtacctcccccagccccagtgtgTGTCATGcccgtcccccccgccccaattAATTAATTGCGGGGCCAGGGGTCCCGCGCCGATGCCGGCTCCAGGGTCCCGTGCCGGGTCTTCCCTCCCCAGAAGGAAAAGGGGGTCCCCGCTCCCGTTCCCCAGGTTTGCGGGAGGACACCGGCTTCCCGACCCCCGGGACGTCCCTCTCCGCCCGCTAACACCCCACCTCCACCCACCGCATCGGGCCGAGCCCCTCCGAGGGAAGCCGGCGGGAGCTGCGGGCCGCGCCGTCGGGGCCGCAGGGCCGGGGTTGGCGGGGGTCCCGGCGGGGGCGGCAGCGGAGACGGGCGAGTCCCAGAGGAACAgagaagcagggggaaaaaaaccgCCAATAACACTTTAATATAGTTCTGTGAAAATCTGGCTAGTCGCTACCAGAATACACATTTATAAGCCATAAATAAAGCATACAGAAACGATAAATTAATCAGATCCAAGTAGTTTACTCTCCCGGTAACATCAAGTGTTTGTTTCAATTACAACGACCtatcctgactttttttttttgttttaatttttttcatagttttttttttttcttcccccccacccacTTATCCCCCTTTTTACAACATTACAAGACTTTTGGTCCTCGGATTCAAAACTAGCATGGGTTTCACAATGAAGGAGGGTTTCGTTTTgtttatggtttgttttttatctcGTCActtccacacaaaaaaatagatatatttataCCTCCTTGCGACGACAacaacgaaaaaaaaaaaaagcccaacagaAACCCCCTTCTCCCCATTCCCTCGCCCccaacccaccccaccccacaaaaccaaaccaccccaCAAGGCAAACCAAGGGAATtgcagccgccccccccccgggcacgggTGGCTTTGGGCCGGTGGCGGCGGGGGATGACCAACACGCCTGCCCCTGGCTCGGGCCGAGATGCTTGCAAGACACGCGACTGCTGTTTCCCAAACGGATGCAAACATCTGGagccaatggaaaaaaaaaagatatatatatctatatatatatatatatgtaccgTGCTCGACAGCGTTCATAGTCCATCACTCTGCTATGGGGGGCTGCATGGGGGTACAGGGGGCTTTCCCCCCTCGCCAGGCGAGGTTTTCCCCTCGGCCCTTTTAGGAGGAGTTCATGATGGGCCGGGAATACACACCTTGGTAGTAAGAAGTCTCTCCGGCTAAAGGGGAGGACTCTAAGCCGTTTTTGTTCGTTACGGGCCCCATGGCCAGGCTGCCGGGCATGGGCGAGGCGTAGCCCGAGTAGTGCATCACCTGCTCGTAGGCCTTCAGGTCcattttgtggtggtggtggtggtggtggtgagggtggtggtgctgctgctcagaggagGACATCAGGTTGTTGATGGAGAAGGGGTGGTTGAAGGCGTAGTGGTGCTCAGGCTTGAGGTGGGCGTCGTGGGGCAGGCCGGCATGCGGGGGGgccaggaggtgctgggctggTGAGGCTGCcggctccccagggctcagccccggTGTGCCCTTCAGGTCGGCCAGGGCACGCTTGTGGTCCTGGCATGGTGAGGCGCTGGCTGGGGACTCGGCACCGGCTGAGCCCTCGGAGCCCCCTGAGGAGCTGCCTTCTCcgaggggctggctggggggctgcccaggCCCCTTCTTGCCCCCACCGCCTGCTCCactgcccgccccgccgctgtCCTTAGCAGCCAGCTGCTTCTCGCACTTGAAGCGCTTCTGGCGGCGCAGGTAGCAGCCATTCTCAAACATGTTGCCCGAGTCGGGGTGCAGCGTCCAAAAGGAGCCTTTGCCCGGCTTGTCCGGGGAGCGGGGCACCTTGAGGAAGCAGTCGTTGAAGGAGAGCGAGTGGCGGATGCTGTTCTGCCAGCGCTGCTGGTTCTGGCGGTAGAAGGGGAAGAGGTCCATGATCCACTGGTAGATCTCACTCAGCGTCAGCATCTTGTTGGGCGACTGCTGGATGGCCATGGTGATGAGGGAGATGTAGGAGTAGGGCGGCTTGGCATGTGTGTAGCTCCGCCGGTAGGTCTTGGGGTCCCGCGAGCGGTTGAGGTTGGATTGCCCGTAGATAGGGCTCATGGAGTTCATGTTGGTGTAGGGGGCCAGGGCGTTCATGGAGCCTGCTTGGCCCCCCATAGGGCTCATGCTGGGGCTCAGGTGGGCGCCCATCCCTGCCACACCGGCTGAGCCCATGCCAGGCATGGCCCCTGCACCGGGGGACATGCCAGTGAGTGAGGGGCTCATGCCCGTGTTGGCATAGGACATGTTCATGGAGGTGGCAGCCGTCATGTTGGCCGTGGTGCTCATGGCCGACATGGTCATGTACGTGTTCATGCTGTTCATGCCCAGCCCCGCGTTCATGTTGCTCACCGAGGAATAGCTCTGCAGGGGAGAGcgagagagagaagggagatggggggtgggtgggtggtgtgACGGGGAAGAGGCAGGTGGGTAGTCCCGTCGAGGACAAGGGCAACCCGGCGAGCGGGGAgcagttggggggggggagagccccagccccgctcggATCGCAGGCGGTAAAGAGCCTCTGCAGCCCCGGGGCTCCGTGCCCCACTGGGCGGGAAGGGTTAAATCCCGGAGCGGGGGGTGGTTGTTTTTCTCgttaatgaaaaacaaatatatatattaaaaaaagcgACGGGGTGGCAGCAGGATCGGTGAATCCGGGAaaggggagctggagggaggggaagggacaTCCCTGCCCGGAGCGAGAAAAATACctag
Above is a genomic segment from Falco naumanni isolate bFalNau1 chromosome 12, bFalNau1.pat, whole genome shotgun sequence containing:
- the FOXA2 gene encoding hepatocyte nuclear factor 3-beta isoform X2, encoding MLGAVKMEGHEHTDWSNYYGEPESYSSVSNMNAGLGMNSMNTYMTMSAMSTTANMTAATSMNMSYANTGMSPSLTGMSPGAGAMPGMGSAGVAGMGAHLSPSMSPMGGQAGSMNALAPYTNMNSMSPIYGQSNLNRSRDPKTYRRSYTHAKPPYSYISLITMAIQQSPNKMLTLSEIYQWIMDLFPFYRQNQQRWQNSIRHSLSFNDCFLKVPRSPDKPGKGSFWTLHPDSGNMFENGCYLRRQKRFKCEKQLAAKDSGGAGSGAGGGGKKGPGQPPSQPLGEGSSSGGSEGSAGAESPASASPCQDHKRALADLKGTPGLSPGEPAASPAQHLLAPPHAGLPHDAHLKPEHHYAFNHPFSINNLMSSSEQQHHHPHHHHHHHHKMDLKAYEQVMHYSGYASPMPGSLAMGPVTNKNGLESSPLAGETSYYQGVYSRPIMNSS
- the FOXA2 gene encoding hepatocyte nuclear factor 3-beta isoform X1 translates to MHSTSSMLGAVKMEGHEHTDWSNYYGEPESYSSVSNMNAGLGMNSMNTYMTMSAMSTTANMTAATSMNMSYANTGMSPSLTGMSPGAGAMPGMGSAGVAGMGAHLSPSMSPMGGQAGSMNALAPYTNMNSMSPIYGQSNLNRSRDPKTYRRSYTHAKPPYSYISLITMAIQQSPNKMLTLSEIYQWIMDLFPFYRQNQQRWQNSIRHSLSFNDCFLKVPRSPDKPGKGSFWTLHPDSGNMFENGCYLRRQKRFKCEKQLAAKDSGGAGSGAGGGGKKGPGQPPSQPLGEGSSSGGSEGSAGAESPASASPCQDHKRALADLKGTPGLSPGEPAASPAQHLLAPPHAGLPHDAHLKPEHHYAFNHPFSINNLMSSSEQQHHHPHHHHHHHHKMDLKAYEQVMHYSGYASPMPGSLAMGPVTNKNGLESSPLAGETSYYQGVYSRPIMNSS